From the Nitrospirota bacterium genome, one window contains:
- a CDS encoding ATP synthase subunit I: METFAFMSLGIVSGLLYHEHLWQQVSRAGSGKRHSVFYNFWTRYLMLAAVMLFAAKAGGNSPLFLLLGVLIGRPLYLYIFRRRFFRLRGVPER; encoded by the coding sequence ATGGAAACCTTTGCGTTCATGTCCCTGGGCATTGTTTCAGGTCTCCTTTACCACGAGCATCTCTGGCAGCAGGTAAGCAGGGCCGGCAGCGGGAAAAGGCATTCAGTCTTTTATAATTTCTGGACACGGTATCTTATGCTTGCTGCGGTCATGTTATTTGCAGCTAAGGCAGGAGGGAATAGTCCCCTTTTTTTGCTTCTCGGTGTGTTGATCGGCCGGCCACTCTACCTGTATATATTCAGAAGGAGGTTTTTCAGGTTAAGAGGGGTGCCGGAGAGGTGA